Part of the Desulfovulcanus ferrireducens genome is shown below.
CCATCCTCTAAGCTCATAAAACTCTTTATCTCTTTTAAAATTTCAGCAGGTTTATATATCATCAGGTCATATCCACCGGACTGGACCAATTTATCATTGATTAAAAGCTCCAGCCTTAAGGACTTAAAATCACCGTCAAACTTTACAAACTCACTAAAAAGGGCAGAATTATCAAAAGCCTTTGCCCTCTCCCAGGGTAACCCTTTTGATTTTAATTTGGTTTGCAGTTCACGTTTTGTCAGATCAAGACCAAATCCTACTCCGGCAATCTCACCTTTTTCAATGACAAAACAGATTTCCCCTTCAAAATGACAATCTTCACTTATCCAGTAAAGTTCATGTGAAATTGATGAGTTTGGTTTGTTAAAAATTACCATTGAAGACGGGATTTCATTATTTAACTCTTTAATGTGCTCAACATAATTTCTACCGATACAAACAATTTTGGAAGGAATCAGC
Proteins encoded:
- a CDS encoding fumarylacetoacetate hydrolase family protein — protein: MKKVIFNSKKLIPSKIVCIGRNYVEHIKELNNEIPSSMVIFNKPNSSISHELYWISEDCHFEGEICFVIEKGEIAGVGFGLDLTKRELQTKLKSKGLPWERAKAFDNSALFSEFVKFDGDFKSLRLELLINDKLVQSGGYDLMIYKPAEILKEIKSFMSLEDGDIVMTGTPKGVGTYKTGDKFVGRIYSDEKILIEKTWIAKLFPKP